From Microcaecilia unicolor chromosome 11, aMicUni1.1, whole genome shotgun sequence, the proteins below share one genomic window:
- the LOC115480243 gene encoding nuclear factor interleukin-3-regulated protein-like has translation MLGEKSEQESLLAKVSQGKMATGSRRKREFMPDEKKDAMYWEKRRKNNEAAKRSREKRRLNDFALESRMVALSEENNYLKAELLSLKLRFGLITSAVYNQQTQSIQNSLGFYLTGHKSSKLDSPFLSLESFCQDSCYIGPQTFSPKIAITDSTEFIFKDLPKSRKFLYTDKELDETQLHPATKYNPTTHQPKKYESAFKPIIHPHYFDCHFLDKYPYCCSSLYDKNIPGTSSDMMQMSRHKFPSTASRSNEEDESVHQRFLPLFQCGLPDFCDDASVVKTSSALPHKLRIKTKTSGHMEDNKAGSEAAEKASAEEEIHHQPKM, from the coding sequence ATGCTGGGTGAAAAAAGTGAACAGGAGAGTCTGCTGGCAAAAGTAAGCCAAGGCAAGATGGCCACTGGCTCACGACGCAAAAGGGAGTTTATGCCAGATGAGAAGAAAGATGCCATGTACTGGGAAAAACGGCGCAAAAACAATGAGGCAGCTAAGCGGTCACGAGAGAAGCGACGGTTAAATGACTTTGCCCTGGAGAGCAGGATGGTTGCACTCAGTGAGGAGAATAACTATCTGAAGGCTGAATTGTTGTCCTTGAAGCTCAGATTTGGGCTCATCACCTCAGCTGTCTATAACCAGCAGactcagtccatccagaactctctTGGATTTTACCTCACAGGCCACAAATCAAGTAAACTGGATTCTCCATTCCTCAGCCTGGAATCCTTCTGTCAGGATAGCTGCTATATTGGACCACAAACCTTTTCTCCCAAGATAGCTATCACAGACTCAACTGAGTTCATTTTCAAGGATCTTCCCAAGTCCAGAAAGTTCTTGTATACTGATAAAGAACTTGATGAAACACAGCTTCACCCAGCAACCAAATATAACCCTACTACCCACCAGCCAAAGAAGTATGAATCTGCTTTTAAACCTATTATCCATCCTCACTACTTTGATTGCCATTTTTTGGACAAATACCCCTACTGTTGTTCTTCATTGTATGATAAGAATATTCCTGGCACATCATCTGATATGATGCAAATGAGCAGACACAAATTCCCAAGCACAGCAAGCAGATCAAATGAGGAGGATGAATCAGTGCATCAAAGGTTCTTGCCCCTGTTCCAGTGTGGCCTGCCAGATTTCTGTGACGATGCTTCAGTGGTCAAAACCTCTTCAGCCTTGCCTCACAAACTCAGGATTAAGACTAAAACGTCTGGCCACATGGAAGACAACAAAGCTGGCAGTGAGGCGGCAGAGAAGGCATCCGCTGAAGAAGAGATCCACCATCAACCAAAGATGTAG